A genomic segment from Bradyrhizobium diazoefficiens USDA 110 encodes:
- a CDS encoding alpha/beta fold hydrolase, producing MTLISIPSNPVPEDVVSGTIKTPDGAELRFARWAPPANRKGTVCVFTGRSEQIEKYFETVRDLRDRGFAVAMIDWRGQGHSSRRLRDPRKGYVRDFADFEIDVETFVQQVVLPDCPPPFFALAHSMGGTVLLRVAHAGKRWFDRMVLSAPMIDLPGRTTSFPSRALLKTMRLMGMGGRYVPGGSDRITGLDPFINNPLTSDPVRYARNAAILEEDPTLGLASPTVAWADSAFRAMHTFKGMNYPSEIRQPILMLAASSDTVVSTAAIEEFAYHLRAGSHLVIAGSKHEILQEQDRYRSQFWAAFDAFVPGTPLFK from the coding sequence ATGACGCTGATCTCGATTCCGTCCAATCCCGTTCCCGAAGACGTCGTCAGCGGCACCATCAAGACACCCGATGGCGCCGAGCTGCGCTTTGCGCGCTGGGCGCCGCCGGCGAACCGCAAGGGCACGGTCTGCGTCTTCACCGGACGCAGCGAGCAGATCGAGAAATATTTCGAGACCGTGCGCGACCTGCGCGACCGCGGCTTTGCGGTGGCGATGATCGACTGGCGCGGGCAGGGCCACTCCTCGCGCCGCCTGCGCGATCCGCGCAAGGGCTATGTGCGCGACTTCGCCGATTTCGAAATCGACGTCGAGACCTTCGTGCAGCAGGTGGTGCTGCCGGATTGCCCGCCGCCCTTCTTCGCGCTCGCCCACTCCATGGGCGGTACGGTGTTGCTGCGCGTTGCGCATGCGGGCAAGCGCTGGTTCGACCGCATGGTGCTGTCGGCGCCGATGATCGACCTGCCAGGCCGCACCACCTCGTTTCCGTCGCGGGCGCTTCTGAAGACGATGCGCCTGATGGGGATGGGCGGCCGCTATGTTCCCGGCGGCAGCGACCGCATCACCGGGCTCGATCCCTTCATCAACAATCCCCTGACCAGCGATCCCGTGCGTTATGCGCGCAACGCCGCGATCCTGGAGGAGGATCCGACGCTCGGGCTGGCGTCACCGACGGTCGCCTGGGCCGATAGCGCCTTCCGCGCCATGCACACCTTCAAGGGCATGAACTACCCCTCCGAGATCCGCCAGCCGATCCTGATGCTGGCGGCCTCCAGCGACACCGTGGTTTCGACCGCCGCGATCGAGGAGTTCGCCTACCATTTGCGCGCCGGCTCCCATCTCGTGATCGCCGGCTCGAAGCACGAGATCCTCCAGGAGCAGGACCGCTACCGCTCCCAGTTCTGGGCCGCCTTCGACGCCTTCGTGCCGGGCACGCCGCTGTTCAAGTGA
- a CDS encoding Hsp20 family protein: protein MRTYDLTPFYRSTVGFDRLFNLLDQAGSDGSPGYPPYNIERTGENAYRITVAVSGFAKDELSIVAKENTLTIKGEKVANENSKSEVIYRGIAARAFERAFQLADFVQVKDASLENGLLHVDLVREIPEAKKPRQIAINAGAPKAQVIENSAAQVAA, encoded by the coding sequence ATGCGTACCTACGATCTCACCCCCTTCTATCGTTCCACCGTCGGCTTCGACCGCCTCTTCAACCTGCTCGACCAGGCCGGTTCGGACGGCAGCCCCGGTTATCCCCCCTACAACATCGAGCGCACCGGCGAGAACGCCTACCGCATCACCGTTGCGGTCTCGGGCTTTGCCAAGGATGAGCTTTCGATCGTCGCGAAGGAAAACACGCTGACGATCAAGGGCGAGAAAGTCGCAAACGAGAACTCGAAGTCCGAAGTGATTTACCGCGGCATCGCCGCGCGTGCCTTCGAGCGCGCCTTCCAGCTTGCCGATTTCGTGCAGGTGAAGGACGCCTCGCTCGAGAACGGGCTGCTTCACGTCGATCTCGTCCGCGAGATTCCCGAAGCCAAGAAGCCGCGCCAGATCGCGATCAACGCCGGCGCGCCCAAGGCGCAGGTGATCGAGAACTCGGCCGCGCAAGTCGCCGCGTAA
- a CDS encoding glutamate synthase subunit beta: protein MGKITGFLEIERHDRKYTPVAERVKHFHEFVVPLTERETRDQAARCMNCGIPYCHGTGSVAPGTPGCPVNNQIPDFNDLVYQGNWEEASRNLHSTNNFPEFTGRICPAPCEASCTLNIDDNPVTIKTIECAIVDRAWDNGWLKPEVASVKTGKKVAVIGSGPAGMACAQQLARAGHDVHLFEKFAKAGGLLRYGIPDFKMEKGIIDRRVKQMEGEGVTFHYNSHVGADGNVDPREMLNEYDAVALTGGAEAPRDLPIPGRDLQGIHYAMDFLPQQNRRVSEEPLNGVTEILAGGKHVVVIGGGDTGSDCIGTSLRQGALSVTQLEIMPAPPERENKGLTWPNWPLKMRTSSSQAEGAIREFAVLTQKFSGENGQVKKLHCVRVDDKFKPIAGTEFELDAELVLLAMGFVHPVHEGLLKLLSVELDPRGNVKANTLDYQTSRPNVFTAGDMRRGQSLVVWAIREGRLCARSIDTFLMGKTDLPR, encoded by the coding sequence ATGGGCAAGATCACGGGTTTTCTGGAAATCGAACGGCACGACCGCAAGTACACCCCGGTCGCCGAGCGCGTGAAGCATTTTCACGAGTTCGTCGTTCCCTTGACCGAGAGGGAAACGCGCGACCAGGCCGCGCGCTGTATGAACTGCGGCATTCCCTATTGCCACGGCACAGGCTCGGTCGCGCCCGGCACGCCGGGCTGCCCGGTCAACAACCAGATCCCCGATTTCAACGACCTCGTCTATCAGGGCAACTGGGAAGAGGCCTCGCGCAACCTGCACTCGACCAACAATTTCCCGGAGTTCACCGGGCGCATCTGCCCCGCGCCGTGCGAAGCGTCCTGCACGCTCAACATCGACGACAACCCGGTCACCATCAAGACGATCGAATGCGCGATCGTCGACCGCGCCTGGGACAATGGCTGGCTGAAGCCGGAAGTCGCCTCCGTCAAGACCGGCAAGAAGGTCGCAGTGATCGGCTCTGGACCCGCCGGCATGGCCTGCGCGCAGCAGCTCGCGCGCGCCGGCCACGACGTGCACCTGTTCGAGAAGTTCGCCAAGGCCGGCGGCTTGCTCCGTTACGGCATCCCCGACTTCAAGATGGAGAAGGGCATCATCGACCGCCGCGTCAAGCAGATGGAAGGCGAAGGCGTCACCTTCCACTACAACAGCCATGTCGGCGCTGACGGCAATGTCGATCCGCGCGAGATGCTCAACGAGTATGACGCCGTGGCGCTGACCGGCGGCGCGGAAGCCCCGCGCGACCTGCCGATCCCCGGCCGCGATCTCCAAGGCATCCACTACGCCATGGACTTCCTGCCGCAGCAGAATCGCCGCGTCTCCGAGGAGCCGCTGAACGGCGTCACCGAGATTTTGGCCGGCGGCAAGCATGTCGTCGTCATCGGCGGCGGCGACACCGGAAGCGACTGCATCGGCACCTCGCTGCGCCAGGGCGCGCTGTCCGTGACCCAGCTCGAGATCATGCCCGCCCCGCCCGAGCGCGAGAACAAGGGCCTGACCTGGCCGAACTGGCCGCTGAAGATGCGCACCTCCTCCAGCCAGGCCGAAGGCGCGATCCGCGAATTCGCCGTGCTGACCCAGAAGTTTTCCGGCGAGAACGGCCAGGTCAAGAAGCTGCACTGCGTGCGCGTCGACGACAAGTTCAAGCCGATTGCCGGCACCGAGTTCGAGCTGGATGCCGAGCTCGTCCTGCTCGCCATGGGTTTCGTCCACCCCGTGCATGAGGGCCTGCTCAAGCTGCTCTCGGTCGAGCTCGACCCCCGCGGCAACGTCAAGGCCAACACGCTCGACTACCAGACCTCGCGTCCGAACGTGTTCACCGCCGGCGACATGCGGCGTGGGCAATCGCTGGTGGTCTGGGCGATCCGTGAGGGCCGGCTGTGTGCAAGGTCGATTGATACGTTCTTGATGGGGAAGACGGATCTGCCGCGGTAG
- a CDS encoding outer membrane beta-barrel protein, whose protein sequence is MGSSPGMGRSKRAHFLRAALPCLALTALQSGPVAAQSLTPDLFNPNRGGFAAPETLPTRRTAGVPQAPSDALPALPDPNADPRKRQQTPATSRVGQVPTYGLPAANGASGSGYDSLNRKRQQPKLYPGQPKPKRPVGPGSPVPPATPDRTLGPPRIAPPPSETAHKVPVPPAMAGSVPGQPLRRRLKADDDAFGAVGDYAGSFLIKGGLELSAGYDTNPARLNKPVGSPVYVVAPDLLVASDWERHALVADLRGSFSGYTNNMPATIDGFASPSPVEIDRPDFTGHVDGRIDVDRDLKLTSQLRLRLATDNPGSPNVQAGLQKYPVYATYGTTIGFDQTFNRFQVAAGATVDRTAYTDSKLTDGSTFSNNDRDFNQYGGVGRFSYELKPGLKPFVEIQGDTRVHDQAADRNGYFRDSNGGYAKVGSSFEFSRILTGEVSVGYSARNYVDPRLSQLSGFLTSGSLIWNASGLTTVKFATDTQIAETTVPGSSGVLVHTYGVEVDHDFRRWLTAVGKFTYGTYDYQNQGRNDKTYSLEGNLIYKLNRNIWIKGTLRHDILDSNQPTSSSQGTVVMLGVRLQN, encoded by the coding sequence GTGGGGTCGTCTCCAGGCATGGGCCGGAGCAAACGCGCGCATTTCCTGCGCGCGGCTTTGCCGTGTCTTGCGCTGACGGCCCTGCAAAGCGGCCCAGTCGCCGCCCAGAGCCTCACGCCTGACCTGTTCAATCCCAACCGCGGCGGCTTCGCCGCGCCTGAGACACTGCCGACGCGCCGCACGGCGGGCGTGCCGCAGGCGCCCTCGGACGCGCTGCCGGCGCTGCCCGATCCCAATGCCGACCCGCGCAAGCGCCAGCAGACGCCGGCGACCTCGCGCGTCGGCCAGGTGCCGACCTACGGCCTGCCGGCCGCCAACGGCGCCAGCGGCTCGGGTTACGACTCGCTCAACCGCAAGCGGCAGCAGCCCAAGCTCTATCCCGGGCAGCCGAAACCGAAGCGCCCGGTCGGACCCGGCTCGCCGGTGCCGCCGGCAACGCCGGACAGGACGCTCGGCCCGCCGCGCATCGCGCCGCCGCCGTCGGAGACCGCGCACAAGGTGCCGGTGCCGCCGGCGATGGCCGGCAGCGTGCCCGGCCAGCCGCTGCGCCGCCGCCTCAAGGCCGATGACGACGCGTTCGGCGCGGTCGGCGATTATGCCGGCAGCTTCCTGATCAAGGGCGGGCTCGAGCTCTCCGCCGGCTATGACACCAACCCGGCGCGTCTGAACAAGCCGGTCGGCTCGCCGGTCTACGTCGTCGCGCCCGACCTCCTCGTGGCGTCCGACTGGGAGCGCCACGCGCTGGTCGCCGATTTGCGCGGCTCGTTCTCGGGCTACACCAACAACATGCCGGCGACGATCGACGGCTTCGCCTCGCCCTCGCCGGTCGAGATCGACCGGCCCGATTTCACCGGTCATGTCGACGGCCGCATCGACGTCGACCGCGATCTCAAGCTGACCTCGCAACTGCGCCTGCGGCTCGCCACCGACAATCCCGGCAGCCCGAACGTGCAGGCCGGCCTCCAGAAATATCCGGTCTATGCGACCTATGGCACGACCATCGGCTTCGACCAGACCTTCAACCGCTTCCAGGTCGCCGCCGGCGCCACCGTGGATCGCACCGCCTACACGGATTCAAAGCTCACCGACGGCTCGACCTTCAGCAACAACGATCGCGACTTCAACCAGTACGGCGGGGTCGGCCGCTTCTCCTACGAGCTCAAGCCGGGCCTGAAGCCGTTCGTCGAGATCCAGGGCGACACCCGCGTCCACGACCAGGCCGCCGACCGCAACGGCTACTTCCGCGATTCAAACGGCGGCTATGCCAAGGTCGGCTCGTCCTTCGAGTTCTCGCGCATCCTCACCGGCGAGGTCTCGGTCGGCTATTCTGCGCGCAACTATGTCGACCCGCGCCTCAGTCAGCTCTCGGGCTTCCTCACCTCGGGCTCGCTGATCTGGAACGCGAGCGGCCTGACCACGGTGAAATTCGCCACCGACACGCAGATCGCGGAGACCACGGTCCCCGGCTCCTCCGGCGTGCTGGTGCACACCTACGGGGTCGAAGTCGATCACGACTTCCGCCGCTGGCTCACCGCGGTCGGCAAGTTCACCTACGGCACCTACGATTACCAGAACCAGGGTCGTAACGACAAAACCTACTCGCTCGAAGGCAACCTGATCTACAAGCTCAATCGCAACATCTGGATCAAGGGCACGCTGCGCCACGACATCCTGGATTCGAACCAGCCGACCTCGAGCTCGCAGGGCACGGTGGTGATGCTGGGGGTGAGGCTGCAGAATTGA
- the gltB gene encoding glutamate synthase large subunit: protein MNGSQFERANIVAEELSATVASKTTDPIQEHNSRPPAEGLYDPSLEKDSCGVGFIANIKGKRSHKIVSDALSILCNLEHRGAVGADPRAGDGAGILVQIPHAFFSRKAKELGFTLPQPGEYAIGALFMPRDTAWRNVIKSIIADQIKEEGLTLLGWRDVPTDNSSLGVTVKPTEPACMQVFIGRNGTAKTEDDFERRLYILRKSISQAIYQRRDRGLAGYYPCSMSCRTVIYKGMFLADQLGKYYPDLHEADFESALALVHQRFSTNTFPAWSLAHPYRMIAHNGEINTLRGNTNWMAARQASVSSELYGKDINRLWPISYEGQSDTACFDNALEFLVQGGYSLPHAVMMMIPEAWAGNPLMDEKRRAFYEYHAALMEPWDGPAAIAFTDGRQIGATLDRNGLRPARYLVTKDDRIVMASEMGVLTIPEDQIITKWRLQPGKMLLVDLEQGRLIPDDEIKAELAKSHPYKEWLERTQIVLEELPKVPTTGVRSNLSLLDRQQAFGYSQEDITILMTPMAATGEEAAGSMGNDTPISALSDKAKPLFTYFKQNFAQVTNPPIDPIREELVMSLVSIIGPRPNLFDLQGMATTKRLEVRQPILTDADLEKIRSITDVADTHFKSRTLDTTFHAGLGAAGMDQVLDELCARAESAVREGVNIIILSDRMVGTDRVPIPALLACAAVHHHLIRVGLRTSVGLVVESGEPREVHHFACLAGYGAEAINPYLAFETIIAMKDRLPGSLDDYEIVKRYIKSIGKGLLKVMSKMGISTYQSYCGAQIFDAVGLKADFVGKFFAGTHTRVEGVGLAEIAEEAVRRHADAFGEALVYKTSLDVGGEYAYRSRGEDHAWTAESVGLLQHAARGNSLERYRAFAKILNEQSERLLTLRGLFRIKSAEEEKRKPVPLDQVEPAKDIVKRFATGAMSFGSISREAHTTLAIAMNRIGGKSNTGEGGEEADRFKPLPNGDSMRSAIKQVASGRFGVTTEYLVNSDMMQIKMAQGAKPGEGGQLPGHKVDATIAKVRHSTPGVGLISPPPHHDIYSIEDLAQLIYDLKNVNPTGDVSVKLVSEIGVGTVAAGVAKARADHVTIAGFEGGTGASPLTSIKHAGSPWEIGLAETHQTLVRERLRSRIVVQVDGGFRTGRDVVIGALLGADEFGFATAPLIAAGCIMMRKCHLNTCPVGVATQDPVLRKRFTGQPEHVINYFFFVAEEVREIMASLGFRTFNEMIGQVQLLDQTKLVAHWKAKGLDFSKLFVKQKEEKGQKIYHSERQNHHLEAVLDRTLIEQATPALDRGAPVKIDATINSTNRSAGAMLSGAVAKIYGHAGLPHDTIHVSLKGTAGQAFGAWLAHGVTFELEGEGNDYVGKGLSGGKIIVKPPKNSAIVPEESIIVGNTVMYGAIQGECYFRGIAGERFAVRNSGAIAVVEGAGDHCCEYMTGGIVVVLGKTGRNFAAGMSGGIAYVLDETGDFDKLCNLSMVELEPVLSEELINAGTYNHTGDLEAHGRVDVFKGLLDSDVERLHVLITRHAKATGSKRAADILANWKDWLPKFRKVMPVEYRRALREMAANADAEPKIAIGA from the coding sequence ATGAACGGGTCGCAATTCGAGCGCGCAAACATCGTGGCAGAAGAACTGTCGGCGACGGTCGCCTCGAAAACGACCGATCCGATTCAGGAACACAATTCGCGCCCGCCCGCCGAAGGCCTCTACGATCCGAGCCTGGAAAAGGATTCCTGCGGCGTCGGCTTCATCGCCAACATCAAGGGCAAGAGGTCGCACAAGATCGTCTCGGACGCGCTGAGCATCCTCTGCAACCTCGAGCATCGCGGCGCTGTCGGCGCCGATCCGCGCGCCGGTGACGGTGCCGGCATCCTGGTGCAGATCCCGCACGCCTTCTTCAGCCGCAAGGCCAAGGAGCTCGGCTTCACGCTGCCGCAGCCCGGCGAATACGCCATCGGCGCGCTGTTCATGCCGCGCGACACCGCCTGGCGCAACGTCATCAAGAGCATCATCGCCGACCAGATCAAGGAAGAGGGCCTGACCCTGCTCGGCTGGCGCGACGTGCCGACCGACAACTCCTCGCTCGGCGTCACCGTGAAGCCGACCGAGCCCGCCTGCATGCAGGTGTTCATCGGCCGCAACGGCACCGCCAAGACCGAGGACGATTTCGAGCGCCGGCTCTACATCCTGCGCAAGTCGATCTCGCAGGCGATCTACCAGCGCCGCGACCGCGGCCTTGCGGGCTATTACCCCTGCTCGATGTCCTGCCGCACCGTGATCTACAAGGGCATGTTCCTCGCCGACCAGCTCGGCAAGTACTATCCCGACCTGCACGAGGCGGACTTCGAGAGTGCGCTGGCGCTGGTGCATCAGCGCTTCTCGACCAACACCTTCCCGGCCTGGTCGCTGGCGCATCCCTACCGCATGATCGCGCATAACGGCGAGATCAACACGCTGCGCGGCAACACCAACTGGATGGCGGCGCGCCAGGCCTCGGTGAGCTCCGAGCTCTACGGCAAGGACATCAACCGGCTCTGGCCGATCTCCTATGAAGGCCAGTCCGACACCGCCTGCTTCGACAACGCGCTCGAATTCCTGGTGCAGGGCGGCTACTCGCTGCCGCACGCCGTCATGATGATGATCCCGGAGGCGTGGGCCGGCAATCCGCTGATGGATGAGAAGCGCCGCGCCTTCTACGAATATCATGCCGCGCTGATGGAGCCGTGGGACGGCCCCGCCGCGATCGCCTTCACCGACGGCCGCCAGATCGGCGCCACGCTGGACCGCAACGGGTTGCGGCCGGCGCGCTATCTCGTGACCAAGGACGACCGCATCGTGATGGCGTCCGAGATGGGCGTGCTGACGATCCCCGAGGACCAGATCATCACCAAGTGGCGGCTCCAGCCCGGCAAGATGCTGCTGGTCGACCTCGAGCAGGGCCGCCTGATCCCCGACGACGAGATCAAGGCCGAGCTCGCCAAGAGCCATCCCTACAAGGAGTGGCTGGAGCGGACCCAGATCGTGCTGGAAGAGCTGCCGAAGGTTCCGACCACCGGCGTGCGCTCCAACCTGTCGCTGCTCGATCGCCAGCAGGCGTTCGGCTACAGCCAGGAAGACATCACCATCCTGATGACGCCGATGGCGGCGACGGGCGAGGAAGCCGCGGGCTCGATGGGCAACGACACGCCGATCTCGGCGCTGTCGGACAAGGCCAAGCCGCTGTTCACCTACTTCAAGCAGAACTTCGCGCAGGTCACCAACCCGCCGATCGACCCGATCCGCGAAGAGCTGGTGATGAGCCTCGTCTCGATCATCGGACCGCGGCCGAACCTGTTCGACCTGCAGGGCATGGCCACCACCAAGCGCCTCGAAGTGCGCCAGCCGATCCTGACCGACGCGGATCTCGAGAAGATCCGCTCGATCACCGACGTGGCCGACACCCACTTCAAGTCGCGCACGCTGGACACCACCTTCCACGCCGGGCTCGGCGCAGCCGGCATGGACCAGGTGCTGGACGAGCTCTGCGCGCGCGCCGAAAGCGCGGTGCGCGAGGGCGTCAACATCATCATCCTGTCCGACCGCATGGTCGGCACCGACCGGGTTCCGATCCCGGCACTGCTGGCCTGCGCTGCCGTGCATCATCATCTGATCCGCGTCGGACTGCGCACCTCGGTCGGCCTTGTCGTCGAATCCGGTGAGCCGCGCGAAGTGCATCACTTCGCCTGCCTTGCCGGCTACGGCGCCGAAGCGATCAATCCCTACCTCGCGTTCGAGACCATCATCGCGATGAAGGACCGCCTGCCCGGCTCGCTCGACGACTACGAGATCGTCAAGCGCTACATCAAGTCGATCGGCAAGGGTCTCTTGAAGGTGATGTCCAAGATGGGCATCTCGACCTACCAGTCCTATTGCGGCGCGCAGATCTTCGACGCGGTCGGCCTCAAGGCGGACTTCGTCGGAAAGTTCTTCGCCGGCACGCATACCCGCGTCGAAGGCGTGGGTCTGGCCGAGATCGCGGAAGAAGCCGTGCGCCGCCATGCCGACGCGTTCGGCGAGGCGCTGGTCTATAAGACCTCGCTCGACGTCGGCGGCGAATATGCCTATCGCAGCCGCGGCGAGGACCATGCCTGGACCGCCGAGTCGGTCGGGCTGCTTCAGCACGCTGCGCGCGGCAATTCGCTGGAGCGCTATCGCGCCTTCGCCAAGATCCTGAACGAGCAGTCGGAGCGCCTGCTGACGCTGCGCGGCCTGTTCCGGATCAAGAGCGCCGAGGAAGAGAAGCGCAAGCCGGTGCCGCTCGACCAGGTCGAGCCGGCCAAGGACATCGTCAAGCGTTTCGCCACGGGTGCGATGAGCTTCGGCTCGATCTCGCGCGAGGCGCACACCACGCTCGCGATCGCCATGAACCGGATCGGCGGCAAGTCGAACACCGGTGAAGGCGGCGAGGAAGCCGACCGCTTCAAGCCGCTGCCGAACGGCGATTCCATGCGCTCAGCGATCAAGCAGGTTGCCTCGGGCCGCTTCGGCGTCACCACGGAGTATCTCGTCAACTCCGACATGATGCAGATCAAGATGGCGCAGGGTGCCAAGCCCGGCGAAGGCGGCCAGCTGCCCGGCCACAAGGTCGACGCGACCATCGCCAAGGTCCGGCACTCGACGCCGGGCGTCGGCCTGATCTCGCCGCCGCCGCATCACGACATCTACTCGATCGAGGATCTGGCGCAGCTCATCTACGACCTCAAGAACGTCAACCCGACGGGCGACGTCTCGGTCAAGCTCGTCTCCGAGATCGGCGTCGGCACGGTCGCCGCGGGCGTCGCCAAGGCGCGCGCCGACCATGTCACCATCGCGGGCTTCGAGGGCGGCACCGGTGCATCGCCCCTGACCTCGATCAAGCACGCCGGCTCACCGTGGGAGATCGGCCTTGCCGAAACCCACCAGACGCTGGTGCGCGAGCGGCTGCGCAGCCGCATCGTGGTCCAGGTCGATGGCGGCTTCCGCACCGGCCGTGACGTCGTGATCGGCGCGCTGCTCGGCGCCGACGAGTTCGGTTTCGCCACCGCGCCGCTGATCGCTGCCGGCTGCATCATGATGCGCAAGTGCCATCTCAACACCTGCCCGGTCGGCGTCGCGACCCAGGACCCCGTCCTGCGCAAGCGCTTCACCGGCCAGCCCGAGCACGTGATCAACTACTTCTTCTTCGTTGCGGAAGAGGTCCGCGAGATCATGGCCTCGCTCGGCTTCCGCACCTTCAACGAGATGATCGGCCAGGTTCAGCTGCTCGACCAGACCAAGCTGGTCGCGCACTGGAAGGCCAAGGGGCTCGACTTCTCCAAGCTGTTCGTCAAGCAGAAGGAAGAGAAGGGCCAGAAGATCTATCACTCCGAGCGCCAGAACCATCATCTGGAAGCTGTGCTCGACCGCACGCTGATCGAGCAGGCGACGCCCGCGCTCGATCGCGGCGCGCCGGTGAAGATCGACGCTACGATCAACAGCACCAACCGTTCCGCCGGCGCCATGCTGTCGGGCGCGGTCGCCAAGATCTACGGCCATGCCGGCCTGCCGCATGACACCATCCATGTCAGCCTCAAGGGCACTGCCGGCCAGGCCTTCGGCGCGTGGCTCGCCCATGGCGTCACCTTCGAGCTCGAGGGTGAAGGCAACGACTATGTCGGCAAGGGCCTCTCGGGCGGCAAGATCATCGTCAAGCCGCCGAAGAACTCCGCGATCGTGCCGGAAGAAAGCATCATCGTCGGCAACACCGTGATGTACGGCGCGATCCAGGGCGAGTGCTACTTCCGCGGCATCGCCGGCGAACGCTTCGCCGTGCGCAACTCGGGCGCGATCGCCGTGGTCGAGGGCGCGGGCGATCATTGCTGCGAATACATGACCGGCGGCATCGTGGTCGTGCTCGGCAAGACCGGGCGCAACTTCGCGGCCGGCATGTCGGGCGGCATCGCCTACGTGCTCGACGAGACCGGCGACTTCGACAAGCTGTGCAACCTCAGCATGGTCGAACTCGAACCGGTCCTGTCGGAGGAGCTGATCAACGCCGGCACCTACAATCACACCGGTGACCTCGAGGCGCATGGCCGGGTCGACGTGTTCAAGGGCCTACTCGACTCCGACGTCGAGCGGCTGCACGTCCTGATCACGCGCCATGCGAAAGCGACCGGCTCCAAGCGCGCCGCCGACATCCTTGCCAATTGGAAGGACTGGCTGCCAAAATTCCGCAAGGTGATGCCGGTCGAGTACCGGCGTGCGCTGCGCGAAATGGCGGCCAACGCGGACGCCGAGCCGAAGATCGCGATCGGGGCGTAA
- a CDS encoding alpha/beta fold hydrolase — protein sequence MTLWRSLFVAASLLAAPLSLAHAQSPQAVKAKNVVLVHGAWADGSSWSEVIPILQAAGLHVTAVQNPLSSLADSVEATKRALAEQDGPTVLVAHSWGGTVISQVGTDPKVTGLVYVAARAPDANEDFVALSKQFPTGPVRAGIIERDGYTKLSEDAFLKYFANGVKPERAKELYAVQWPTAASIFAGRTTEAAWHAKPSWYAVSKNDDTINPDFERFLAKRMNATTIELDAGHLSLVSHPKDVANLILEAAGYPRS from the coding sequence ATGACACTTTGGCGCAGCCTTTTCGTCGCCGCGAGCCTGCTGGCGGCTCCCCTCAGCCTCGCTCACGCACAGAGCCCGCAAGCCGTGAAGGCCAAGAACGTCGTGCTGGTGCACGGCGCCTGGGCCGACGGATCGAGCTGGTCCGAGGTGATCCCGATCCTCCAGGCCGCCGGCCTTCACGTGACCGCCGTGCAGAATCCGCTGTCGTCGCTTGCGGACTCGGTCGAGGCGACCAAGCGCGCGCTGGCCGAGCAGGACGGGCCGACCGTGCTGGTCGCGCATTCCTGGGGCGGCACCGTGATCAGCCAGGTCGGCACCGACCCGAAGGTCACCGGCCTCGTCTATGTCGCCGCACGCGCGCCCGATGCCAACGAGGATTTCGTCGCGCTGTCGAAGCAATTCCCGACCGGCCCGGTGCGCGCCGGCATCATCGAGCGCGACGGCTACACCAAGCTCTCGGAAGACGCCTTCCTGAAATATTTCGCCAATGGCGTGAAGCCGGAACGGGCCAAGGAGCTCTATGCCGTGCAATGGCCGACCGCGGCCTCGATCTTCGCCGGCCGCACCACGGAAGCTGCATGGCACGCCAAGCCGAGCTGGTACGCGGTGTCGAAGAACGACGACACCATCAATCCGGACTTCGAGCGCTTCCTCGCCAAGCGCATGAACGCAACGACGATCGAGCTCGATGCCGGCCACCTCTCGCTGGTGTCGCATCCGAAGGACGTGGCGAACCTGATCCTGGAAGCTGCGGGGTATCCGCGGAGCTGA